A region of the Kaistia geumhonensis genome:
CATCATCACCTATGGCGTCAACACCCAGGCCGATGTCCGCTACAGCGATCTTCGCACCGAAGGCTCGATGTCGCGATTCAACGTCTCGATCCGCGACCGCGCGAGCGGAGCCGTCAGCGACATCGTCGGGCTCGCACTGCCGATGCCCGGCGAACACAATGTCCAGAACGCGACCGGAGCCATCGCGATCGCCCACCAGCTCGGCATCTCCGACGAGGCGATCCGCAAGGGTCTCGCCGGCTTTGGCGGGGTGAAGCGGCGTTTCACCCATACCGGCAGCTGGAAGGGCGTCGAGATCTTCGACGACTATGGCCACCATCCGGTCGAGATCGCCGCCGTCCTCAAGGCGGCGCGCGCGGCGGCGCATCGCTCGCACGTCATCGCCGTGGTCCAGCCGCATCGCTACAGCCGCCTGCACGATCTCTTCGACGGCTTCTGCACCTGCTTCAACGATGCCGACACCGTCATCGTCGCGCCCGTCTATGCCGCGGGCGAGGCGCCGATCGAGGGGGCCGACCGCGATCATCTGGTGGACGGCCTCAAGGTGCGCGGCCATCGCGACGTGCGGGCGATCGACGGGCCGGAAGGTCTCGCGCCGCTCGTCGCGAGCCTCGCGAAGAGCGGCGACTATGTCGTCTGCCTCGGCGCCGGCTCGATCACCAACTGGGCCTATGCGCTGCCGGGCGAGCTCGAGAAGATCGGCGGATCGACGTGACGATGGGATCCCTCGACCTCAGCCTCGAAGGCATCCGGGGGCGGGTTACGAAGCAGTTCGAGCTCGCGCCGATCACCTGGTTTCGCGTCGGGGGCCCGGCACAGGTCCTGTTCCAGCCGGCCGACAAAGATGATCTCGCGCTCTTTCTCGAGCGTCTGCCCTCCGAGATCCCGGTGATGGTCGTCGGCGTCGGATCGAACCTCCTCGTGCGCGACGGCGGGATTCCCGGCGTCGTGATCCGCCTCAGCGCCAAGGGTTTCGGGCACATGGAACGGCTCGATGGCGACAGGATTCGCGTCGGTGCCGCCTTGCCCGACAAGCGGGTCGCGGCCTTCGCCTATGAGCAAGGTCTCGCCGGCTTCGCGTTCTATCACGGCATTCCCGGCGGAATCGGCGGCGCGCTGCGCATGAACGCCGGCGCCAATGGCGGCGAGACGCGCGAGCGGCTCGTCGAGGTCACGGCGGTCGACCGGGCCGGGCGGGTCAAGAGGCTCACCAATGCCGAGATGGGCTTCTCCTATCGCCATACAGACGCTGCCGACGATCTCATCTTCACCGAGGCTGTCTACCAGGGCGAGCCGGCCCCGCAGGAGACGATCCGCGCGGCGATGGATGCCGTCGAGGAGCATCGCGAACGGGCGCAGCCGATCCGCGAGAAAACCGGAGGCTCGACCTTCAAGAACCCGCCCGGTCATTCCGCCTGGAAGCTCGTCGATGCGGCCGGATGCCGTGGCCTTCGCGTCGGCGGTGCGCAGGTCTCGGAGATGCACTGCAACTTCCTGATCAATACCGGCGAGGCGACCGCTCACGATCTGGAGCTGCTCGGCGAGACGGTACGCGCCCGCGTGCTGGCGACGAGCGGTGTCCGTCTCGAATGGGAGATCAAGCGCCTCGGCCTGCCGCTGCCCGGCGGCGAAGTCGAGCCGTTTCTCGGCGGGTGACCGCTTGTCCCGAGATGGCCGCCCTGAAGATCGTCCCCGGTAATTCACCCGGCTGATGCCGGCGTTCTGCCGCCTCCAACCCGACATCGAGGCTGCCGTGGCGATGCGCTGAAGCGACGCCGATCTGATTCCGGCGTCCCTGGTTAACGCCTCCTTACACATTCGCTGTCAATTTGAGCGTCCAGGGTCCGAGCGTGTCGCGCGACGAGGAGAGACCGCGCCTCCGGCCCCTGTCGCTGCCCGTGTTCGCGTGTGTCGAGGAAAGTCGGTTTTGGCGAAGCATGTAGCTGTGTTGATGGGCGGATGGTCGTCGGAAAGGCCGGTTTCGCTCAATTCGGGCAAGGGATGCGCCGATGCGCTCGAGGAGGCCGGCTACCGCGTGACGCGGGTCGATGTCGGCCGCGACATCGCGGAGGTCCTCGCCGCGCTGAAACCCGACGTCGCCTTCAATGCGCTGCACGGCCCGTTCGGCGAGGACGGCTGCGTCCAGGGCGTTCTGGAAGTGCTCGGCATTCCCTACACCCATTCCGGCGTGCTCGCCTCCGCGCTGGCCATGAACAAGGCGCGCGCCAAGGACGTCATGAAGGCGGCGGGCATTCCCGTTGCGGAATCGATCCTCATCCACCGCCTCGACGCGGCGAAGGCGCATCCGATGGCGCCGCCCTATGTCGTGAAGCCGGTCGCCGAGGGGTCGAGCTTCGGCGTGCTGATCGTCCGCGAGGGTGCGACCCATCCCCCTCAGCAACTCTTTGCGGAGGAGTGGCCTTTCGGCGACATCGTCATGGTGGAGCGATATGTGGCCGGACGGGAGCTCACCTGCGGCGTTAAGGGCGACGAAGCCTTTGATATCATTGAGCTCGTGACCGCCGATGGCGGCTGGTACGACTACGACGCCAAGTATTCCGACAACGGCGCCCGTCACGTGATCCCGGCGCCGCTTTTACCAGATGTTTACCAAAATGTACGGAATCTGGCGGTGCGGGCGCATCGGGCTCTCGGGTGTCGCGGCATCAGCCGGGCGGACTTCCGATACGACGATGGGCCGGGGGGAACGGGTGCGCTCGTCTGCCTCGAAGTGAATACCCAGCCGGGCATGACGGCGACGTCGCTGGTCCCGGATATGGCGAGACATGCCGGAATGAGCTTTCCGGAACTGGTGAGCTGGATGGTGGAGGACGCGTCGTGCGGCCGTTGAGCGAAGGACAGGCGGAAGAGCAGGGAGGACGCGGCGCCGCGAGCGGCGCGCAGCAGTCCCCGCCGCGCATGCCGTCCTGGCTGGCGCGCCGGATGCGGGCGCTCGACCGGATCGACCGGCAGCTCCCGAAGCATGTCGGCCTCGAGCTGACGGCTCTGCTTTTCATCGTCACGGGAATCGCCGGCCTGACCGCCGCCGGCCGGACCGATGCCTTCGTCGCCTCGCTGAGCGAGGCCGCCGGTCTCTCGGTCGAATCAGTGCGAATCACCGGGCAGATGGAGACCTCCGAGGTCGCCGTGCTGGCCAAGCTGCAGCTCCCCACGGATGCCGCGTTGCCGTCCATCGACCTTGCCGCCGCCCGCGAGCGTATCGAGAGCCTGCCCTGGGTTCAGACCGCCTCGCTGCGCAAGGTCTATCCCTCGACGCTCAAGATCACGATCGACGAGCGCCAGCCCTATGTCATCTGGCAGCACGACCAGCAGCTTTCCGTCCTCGACGAGACGGGCCGCGTGATCGGCGACGCCAGCGACGCGCATCGCGACCTCGTCCGTGTCGCCGGCGACGGCGTGCAGGGCCGCGCCACCGAGGCGCTGGCGCTGGCCGGTACCGTCCCGGAGATCCGCGCACGGCTCAAGGCGGCGATCCTCGTCGGCGAGCGGCGCTGGAATTTCGTGCTCGACAACGGCGTGACCCTGATGCTGCCGCAGGACGACCCCGCTGCCGCGCTGAAGCGCATCGCCTCGCTCGACGCGACCGACGACCTGATCGACCGCGACATCGTCAGCGTCGATCTGAGGCTCGGAGACCGCATGTTCGTTCGCCTCTCGCCCGACGCCGCTGCCAAGCGCGAAGCCGATCTCAAGGCGCAGGCCAAGGCCGCCAAGCGGAAGGGAGCCAGCACGTGATGCCGCTGTTCGTCTCTTCCGAAAGCCGCCTCAGGCCGCTCCCGGCCAAGAAGGCCACGATCGTCTCGATCCTCGACGTCGGCTCGTCCAAGATCTGCTGCCTCATCGCGAAGCTGAAGCCGCGCGAACTCGGCGACGTGCTGCCGGGCCGCACCCATGCGGTCGAGGTGCTCGGCATCGGCCATCAGCGCTCGCGCGGCATCAAGTCGGGCGTCGTCGTCGATCTCGACAAGGCGGAGCAGGCGATCCGCCTTGCGGTGGACGCCGCCGAGCGGATGGCCGGCGTGACCGTCGAATCGCTGATCGTCAACGTCTCCTGCGGCCGCCTGTCGAGCGAGGTCTATTCCGCCTCGGTCTCGCTCTCCGGCCATGAAGTGGTCGAGAACGACATCAAGCGCGTACTCGCCGCCGGCCGTGAACACACGATCACGCCCGAGCGCACCCCGATCCATTCGCTGCCGATCGGCTATGCTCTCGACGGCAATGGCGGCATTCGCGATCCGCGCGGCATGCTCGGCGAGAAGCTCGGCGTCGATATGCATATCGTCACCGGCGAGTCGGCGCCGCTGCGCA
Encoded here:
- the murC gene encoding UDP-N-acetylmuramate--L-alanine ligase; this encodes MPTDIGPVHFVGIGGIGMSGIAEVLVNLGYRVQGSDAAENANVQRLRSKGVTIAIGHDAANLGDARVVVVSSAIKAANPELKAARERLLPVVRRAEMLAELMRLKSAIAIAGTHGKTTTTSMVAALLDAGGFDPTVINGGIINAYGTNARIGASDWVVVEADESDGSFVKLPADVALVTNIDPEHLDHYGSFEKVRDAFKQFIENIPFYGFAVMCLDHPEVQKLIGRIEDRRIITYGVNTQADVRYSDLRTEGSMSRFNVSIRDRASGAVSDIVGLALPMPGEHNVQNATGAIAIAHQLGISDEAIRKGLAGFGGVKRRFTHTGSWKGVEIFDDYGHHPVEIAAVLKAARAAAHRSHVIAVVQPHRYSRLHDLFDGFCTCFNDADTVIVAPVYAAGEAPIEGADRDHLVDGLKVRGHRDVRAIDGPEGLAPLVASLAKSGDYVVCLGAGSITNWAYALPGELEKIGGST
- the murB gene encoding UDP-N-acetylmuramate dehydrogenase, producing the protein MGSLDLSLEGIRGRVTKQFELAPITWFRVGGPAQVLFQPADKDDLALFLERLPSEIPVMVVGVGSNLLVRDGGIPGVVIRLSAKGFGHMERLDGDRIRVGAALPDKRVAAFAYEQGLAGFAFYHGIPGGIGGALRMNAGANGGETRERLVEVTAVDRAGRVKRLTNAEMGFSYRHTDAADDLIFTEAVYQGEPAPQETIRAAMDAVEEHRERAQPIREKTGGSTFKNPPGHSAWKLVDAAGCRGLRVGGAQVSEMHCNFLINTGEATAHDLELLGETVRARVLATSGVRLEWEIKRLGLPLPGGEVEPFLGG
- a CDS encoding D-alanine--D-alanine ligase; the encoded protein is MAKHVAVLMGGWSSERPVSLNSGKGCADALEEAGYRVTRVDVGRDIAEVLAALKPDVAFNALHGPFGEDGCVQGVLEVLGIPYTHSGVLASALAMNKARAKDVMKAAGIPVAESILIHRLDAAKAHPMAPPYVVKPVAEGSSFGVLIVREGATHPPQQLFAEEWPFGDIVMVERYVAGRELTCGVKGDEAFDIIELVTADGGWYDYDAKYSDNGARHVIPAPLLPDVYQNVRNLAVRAHRALGCRGISRADFRYDDGPGGTGALVCLEVNTQPGMTATSLVPDMARHAGMSFPELVSWMVEDASCGR
- a CDS encoding cell division protein FtsQ/DivIB, with protein sequence MRPLSEGQAEEQGGRGAASGAQQSPPRMPSWLARRMRALDRIDRQLPKHVGLELTALLFIVTGIAGLTAAGRTDAFVASLSEAAGLSVESVRITGQMETSEVAVLAKLQLPTDAALPSIDLAAARERIESLPWVQTASLRKVYPSTLKITIDERQPYVIWQHDQQLSVLDETGRVIGDASDAHRDLVRVAGDGVQGRATEALALAGTVPEIRARLKAAILVGERRWNFVLDNGVTLMLPQDDPAAALKRIASLDATDDLIDRDIVSVDLRLGDRMFVRLSPDAAAKREADLKAQAKAAKRKGAST